In the genome of Luteitalea pratensis, the window CGACCAACACGCGCAACTTCGGGATCCCCGAGGGCCGCGTGTCGTCGACCAACTTCCTGAACCAGTGGGGCACCGATGGCGGCAAGCGCACCATCTGGGCCTCGGCGCGATTTACCTTCTGAAGTAGCTCGTCAAAGGGAGAAGGGAAGAGGACAACGTCAAAGGTGCCGAAAGTTCGAAGCAAGAAGAGACGAGGAGAAGGCTCGAGGCACTCGGCCTTCGACGCGGGTAATTCAATTACGCGATCGCCGCCCTGAACTCGTCGAGGTAACGGCGCACCTTTTCCTTCGGGTCGCCAGGCCCGAGGGTTTCGATCGGCACGTAGCCGCGGTAGCGGGCGTCCTTCAGGATGCCGGCGATCTGCTTCAGGTCGACGCGCTCTTCCTTGTCGCGCCGGTACACGAGTTCCTTCACTTGCCAGGTGTAGGCGTAGGGGGCCAGCAGGGCGACCTCGGCATACGGATCGTCGGTCGTGCGCAGGCTGCCGATGTCGACGTTGAGGCCGAACCACGGGGAAGGGATGCGCTTGCGAATCTCCAGGTAATCCGCCGCGACCTTGAGGGCGTCGTTGTGGTTCTGTAGCACGATCATCACGCCGCCCGCCTCGCCGGCCGTCACGCACCGCTGGATGCCGTCGACGATCCAGTCCATGACCGTCGGCTTGGGGACGCCAGCCGGCATCACCCTGCCGTCGAACACGCGCAACACGGGCGCGCCGAGCTTGGCCGCAACGTCCACCCAGCGTGTCACGAGCGCCACGTCGGCATCACGCTTTGCCGGGTCAGGCACGGCGAAGTCGTTGCGCACGCCGGTGCCGCTGATGCCGAGTCCGAGGCTGAACGC includes:
- a CDS encoding sugar phosphate isomerase/epimerase family protein is translated as MQSDTRRTRRAFLGAAALPLPLALPAFASAAVVPGLPARIKTSCNLYSFNEPLTKGTMTLEQVIEFCAEIGFDAVDPTGYYFKGYPTVPADTVIHRIKQLAFSLGLGISGTGVRNDFAVPDPAKRDADVALVTRWVDVAAKLGAPVLRVFDGRVMPAGVPKPTVMDWIVDGIQRCVTAGEAGGVMIVLQNHNDALKVAADYLEIRKRIPSPWFGLNVDIGSLRTTDDPYAEVALLAPYAYTWQVKELVYRRDKEERVDLKQIAGILKDARYRGYVPIETLGPGDPKEKVRRYLDEFRAAIA